From the genome of Methanothrix soehngenii GP6:
GAAGAACCGGTACTGCAAGGGGTCTCTGTCTGGATCAGAGGCTATAGCCGTCCACTTGATCCAGCTGCCGGCATACTGCGGCTCAGGCCGGTCGGTGTAAAGGACCTGCACACTGGGCGGCAGATTGCCGCCGGTCAGGCTAAAGGAGACGGTCTTCTTGACATCGTATCCTCCTGGGCCGGAATGCTGTCCATCCCTTATCCAGACCTCAACCTCATACTTACCGGCAGGATAGCCGAGAGTGTTCCAGGTCCAGACGCTCCTGCTGCTATAGCCGGTGTCCAGGTTGATTCCCGGCCCTCTAACCAGGAATCTGTACTGGAGAGGATCAAGGTCATCTGCCCTGGCCGTCCAGATGATCGGTGTTCCAGACCTCTGGGGACTGCTCTTGTCCGGGATAAGTGATGGATTGGCAGGCAATGGATTCCAGTTGCCGAAATCCTTTCCAGAAACGCTGGTAGTGGATGAATCCAGGGTGACGGTATAAGTGCCACTCGCTGGTGCCTTCTGATCCCATCCGGGCTGATGAATCTCCCGAACGGTATAGGTTCCAGAGGCAACATCCGTGAAACTGTAAGAGCCGTCAGCTTCGGTGGTTGCAACCTTTATCACCCCTCCTCCAGCCGGCTCCAGGTTGATCTTCCAGCCGCCCATTCCTGGCTCGCCGGGATCTCTGACCCCGTTGCCGTTGATATCGTTGTACTTCACTCCAGAGATGGATTGAGCTGCCAATCTATTCCCAAAGTCGTTGTCCTTTGCCTCTCTGGGAGGTGTTCTCACATCGAAGACTATGCTGTGGCTCCCCCCCGCTGGAGCGGTCTGCGTCCAGCCGGTTCTTGAGGTCTCGCTAACCTTGTATGTGCCGGGAAGGAGCCTCTCGAACTTGTAGTTGCCGTTGTTGTCCGTGGTGGCGGTAAGGGTGGGAAGCGGCTTGCCAAACCAGGTGCTCCCGGTCAGGACCATCTCCCAGCCGGAAAGGCCCTTCTCACCGGGATTCTTGGTGCTGTCGCTATTCAGATCCTCGTACTTCATTCCGGATATGGAATTAGATCCGCGTATTCCGAAGTTGACGTTGGTCACCACTACCGTTTTGATGGTCACTGTGACCGTGGAAGAGGTGGTGAGGACCATGCCCGTCGGGACGGGATCGTTTATGGTGTAGGTCCCAGGCAGGACGTTCTCGAAGCTGTAGAGTCCGTTCTCATCGGTGGTGGTATTGGCCACTACCTTGCCGTTCTCGACCAGGCTCACTTCCCCGCCGGGAATGCCAGGCTCATCCTCGTCCTGCAGGCCGTTGCCGTTGATGTCATAGTACTTCTGGCCGGAGATGGAAAGACCGCCGCTGTTGGCGAAATCCTTGTCGGCCACATCGGCATCCTTAAGCTCAACCGTCCAGGGGCCTTCAGGTGCTATCTGATTGATGCCCTCTGCAGCGACCTGGCTTATGCTGTAGGTTCCAGGAGACAGATTGCGGAAGGCATAAGAGCCATCTTCAAGCGTGGTGGTGGCATTTATGACGCTACCGTCGCGGGATAGCTGAATGGCCACTCCAGCCCTGCCCGGCTCGCCCTCATCCTTGACGCCGTTGCCGTTGCTGTCCAGGAAGCTGGTTCCTGATATGGCAAAGGAGCCGTGGTTGCCGAAGTTTATGTCTGCTACATCCCCATCCGTCAGCTCCACGGTGTAGGAGCCTTCAGGAGGTGCAGTCCTGGTCCAGCCAGCCTGCTCGACCTCGGATACGGTGTAGCTTCCGGGGGATAGCTCTGCGAACTTATAGGATCCGTCCTTTTCCGTGGTGGCAGTGCTGATCAAACTGCCGTCTCTAGAGAGCTCAATCGTCCAGCCCTCCATTCCCGGCTCGCCGTCGAAGGCACCGTTGCCGTTCAGGTCGTTGAACTTCCTGCCGGAGATGGTGTACTGGACGAGCTTGTTGACGAAGTCCAGGCCTTCAACGTCTCCTTCGGAGAGATCGACGTTATGAGATCCGCCTTCGGGAATTGCTGCTACCCAGCCAGATGGCAGAGTCTCGCTGATGGTGTAGCTTCCAGCATCAAGATCCTGGAAACTATAGGTTCCATCCTCTCGGGTTAAGACGCTAACCTGGCTTTGATCCGGTTTGGTTATCTGTACCGTCCAGCCGGATAAGGCCTCGCCGCTGTCAGACACGCCATTTCCGTTCTTGTCCTCATATACCAGGCCCGAGATGTTCATCTTCGGCTCGGCGAGGGTGAAGTAGCCGGAGTACTCGGAGTCAAAGCCGTCTTCGCCAGAGTGCTGTCCATCTCTAACCTGAACTTTAACCTGATTCTCTCCCCGATCTATTGAGGATGTCACCCAGGCCCAGGTATCATCTGAAATCCATTCTGTCTTTGGCTCCCAGGCTCCATTTGTTGCCGGTCCATTGAGGAAGAACCGGAAGAGCAACGGATCCATGTCCACGTCAGTGGCATTGGCGGTCCAGGTTACAGTCACCCCTGGCTTCTGGGGGCTTATGATATCCGGAATCAGAGAGTTCAGCACAGGGGTCTGATTCTCCACAACAGGAGCTACGACCTCTGCATCCTCTTCAGATACCTCTTCGGTCAGGTTCTCGGTGATGTTCTCCGGTGCAATGGGAGTGGTGATGTTCTCAGTCACTGGAGGGGCCAGAGTATCCTCTGGGATCTCCACCACTTCAGTCACATTCTCCGCCTCAGCGGTCATATTGGCCTGAGCGGTGGCATTCTCTTCATCTGTGATATTGGCGGGAGCTGTCACATTGACCTGGTCAGTGACATTTGTCTCAGCTGGAGCGATCTCCTCCGCAGGTTCCTCTGCAAAGGGAGCTTCTTCATCGAGCGGCATTATGACGAACTCGGAGCTTCTATTTCCGCTCTCGCCCTCCGGCCCCTCATGCTGATCGTCCCTGGCCTGGGCTGTGATCAGGAATGATCCGGCCTCAGATGCAGTCCAGATGAACTTGTTTTCTGCCTGCCAGTCGGTGACTGCAGTCTCGTTGACCAGGAAGCGATAAGATATGGGATCATCTTCCGGATCGCTGGCAACTGCTGTCCAGTTGACACTGCTTCCCAGAACCTGGGGGCTTCCCAGATCGGCTGAAAGCTCTGTGATGCTTGGTGATTCATTCGGCTCAGCAGCGGCCTCTTCGACCGGTTCTGCTTCTGCGACCTCCTCAACAGCTTCTTCTGCCAGAGGCATTGTTATGGCGAACTCAGAGCTTCTGTTTCCGCTCTCGCCTTCGGGTCCATCGTGCTGATCGTCTTTGACCTGCACGGTGACCAATGCCGTTCCGGCCCCTGTTGCCGTCCAGGCGAACAGATTCTCAGACTGCCAGTCGGTGACTGGAGTATCGTTGACCAGGAAGCGGTAGGATATGGTATCATTTTCCGCATCGCTGGCCGTTGCCGTCCAGTTGACACTGCTTCCCAGGACCTGGGGGCTCTCCAAATCTGGAGCCAGGCTTATAATGCTCGGAGACTCATTGAGCTCGACGGGCAGGATCTCCTCTTCTGCCTCCTCAGCTGCTGGCTCAGGAGCGGTTATGACAAATTCGGTGCTTATGCTTCCGGTTTCAGCTGCAGGCTCATCGTGCTGATCGTCTTTGACCTGCACGGTGATCAATGCCGTTCCGGCCTCTGTTGCCGTCCAGGGGAACAGATTCTCGGGTTGCCAGTCGGTGACTGGGGTATCGTTGACCAGGAAGCGGTAGGATATGGTATCATTTTCCGCATCGCTGGCCGTTGCTGTCCAATTGATCCTGCTTCCCAGAAGCTGTGGGCTTGCCAGATCAGCGGCCAGATCCATTAGCTCTGGCGGATTGTTTGGAGCAGCCTCAACCACGAATTCCGCTGTCCTGGAGCTATCTCCTTCCGGATTGTGGTTGTTGTCCCGAGCCCTGACCTCGATGGTATGGGAGCCGATCTCCTGCTCGGTTGTCGTCCAGGTCCAGCTCGGGCTGGAGGTGAACTCAGTCTGAGCCACGTCATCCAAGAGGAACATGAACTCCAATGTATCATTTTCCGGATCGGATGCCGCCGCAGTGAATGTTACTGCTGTCCCGGCTATCTGGGGGCTGGCTAGATCTGAAGCCAGATCAAATACCTCAGGCGGATTGTTTGGAGCAGCCTCAACCACGAATTCCGCTGTCTGGGAGCTATCTCCTTCCGGATTGTGGTTGTTGTCTCTCGCCCGAACCTCGATGGTATGGGAGCCGATATCCTGCTCGGTTGTCGTCCAGGTCCAGCTGGGATTATTAATGAAATCCGTGCGAGCCTGGCCATCAACCAGGAACATGAACTCCAATGGATCGTTCTCGGGATCGGATGCTGCCGCAGTGAATGTTACTGCTGCTCCGGCTATCTGGGGGCTGGCTAGATCTGAAGCCAGATCAAATACCTCAGGCGGATTGTTGGGAACCGCCTCAACCACGAATTCCGCTGTCTGGGAGCTATCTCCTTCTGGATTGTGGTTGTTGTCCCGAGCCCTGACCTCGATGGTATGGGAGCCAATATCCTGCTCGGTTGTTGTCCAGGTCCAGCTCGGGATGGAGGTGAACTCAGTCTGAGCCACGTCATCCAAGAGGAACATGAACTCCAATGTATCATTTTCCGGATCGGATGCGGCCGCAGTGAAGGTCACTGCTGCGCCAGCAATTTGGGGGCTGGCTAGATCTGAAGCCAGATCAACTACCTCTGGTGGATTGTTGGGAACTGCTTCAACGACAAACTCCGCTGTCTTGGAGCTATCTCCTTCTGGATTGTGGTTGTTATCTCTCGCTCGAACCTCTATAATGTGCGATCCAATGCTCTCAGTGGTGGTTGTCCAAGTCCAGCTCGGGCTGGAGATGAACTCGGTCTGAGCCACGCCATCCAAGAGGAACATGAACTCCAATGGATCGTTCTCTGGATCGGATGCCGCCGCAGTGAATGTCACTGCTGCGCCAGCAATTTGGGGACTGGCCAGATCTGAAGCCAGATCAACTACCTCAGGCGGGTTGTTGGGAACTGCTTCAACGACAAACTCCGCTGTCTTGGAGCTATCTCCTTCTGGATTGTGGTTGTTGTCTCTCGCTCGAACCTCTATAATGTGCGATCCAATGCTCTCAGTGGTGGTTGTCCAGGTCCAGCTCGGGCTGGAGATGAACTCGGTCTGAGCCACGCCGTCCAAAAGGAACATGAACTCCAATGGATCGTTCTCAGGATCAGATGCGTCTGCAGTGAAGGTCACTGCTGCGCCAGCAATTTGGGGACTGGCCAGATCTGAAGCCAGATCAACTACCTCTGGTGGATTGTTGGGAACTGCTTCAACGACAAACTCCGCTGTCTTGGAGCTATCTCCTTCTGGATTGTGGTTGTTGTCTCTCGCTCGAACCTCTATAATGTGCGATCCAATGCTCTCAGTGGTGGTTGTCCAGGTCCAGCTCGGGCTGGAGATGAACTCGGTCTGAGCCACGCCGTCCAAAAGGAACATGAACTCCAATGGATCGTTCTCAGGATCAGATGCGGCTGCAGTGAAGGTCACTGCTGCGCCAGCAATTTGGGGGCTGGCCAGATCTGAAGCCAGATCAACTACCTCTGGTGGATTGTTGGGAACTGCTTCAACGACAAACTCCGCTGTCTTGGAGCTATCTCCTTCTGGATTGTGGTTGTTGTCTCTCGCTCGAACCTCTATAATGTGCGATCCAATGCTCTCAGTGGTGGTTGTCCAGGTCCAGCTCGGGCTGGAGATGAACTCGGTCTGAGCCACGCCGTCCAAAAGGAACATGAACTCCAATGGATCGTTCTCCGGATCGGATGCGGCTGCGGTGAATGTCACTGCTGTCCCGGCTATCTGGGGGCTGGCTAGATCGGCAACCAGATCCACTAACTCTGGCGGGTTGTTGGGAACTGCTTCAACGACAAAATCCATCGTCCTTGAGCTGTCGCCCTCAGGGTTGTGGTTGTTGTCCCGGGCCCGAACCTCGATGGAATGGGAGCCGATATCCTGCTCGGTTGTCGTCCAGGTCCAGCTGGGATTATTAATGAAATCCGTGCGAGCCTGGCCGTCAACCAGGAACATGAACTCCAATGGATCGTTCTCTGGATCGGATGCCGCTGCAGTGAATGTCACTGCTGCGCCAGCTATTTGGGGGCTGGCTAGATCGGCAACCAGATCCACTAACTCTGGCGGGTTGTTGGGAACTGCTTCAACGACAAAATCCATCGTCCTTGAGCTGTCGCCCTCAGGGTTGTGGTTGTTGTCCCGGGCCCGAACCTCGATGGAATGGGAGCCGATATCCTGCTCGGTTGTCGTCCAGGTCCAGCTGGGATTATTAATGAAATCCGTGCGAGCCTGGCCATCAACCAGGAACATGAACTCCAATGGATCGTTCTCTGGATCGGATGCCGCTGCAGTGAATGTCACTGCTGCGCCAGCTATTTGGGGGCTGGGCTGATCGGCAGAGAGATCGACCATCTGGGGTGGATTGTTTGGCACCGGCTCAATGGCAAACTGAGTCGCCTGAGAGCTGTCACCCTGTGGATTGTGGTTGTTATCTCTGGTCCGTGCCTCGATGGTATGGGAGCCAATATCCTGCTCGGTTGTCGTCCAGGTCCAGCTGGGATTATTAATGAAATCCGTGCGAGCCTGGCCATCAACCAGGAACATGAACTCCAATGGATCGTTCTCTGGATCGGATGCCGCTGCAGTGAATGTCACTGCTGCGCCAGCTATTTGGGGGCTGGGCTGATCGGCAGAGAGATCGACCATCTGGGGTGGATTGTTTGGCACCGGCTCAATGGCAAACTGAGTCGCCTGAGAGCTGTCACCCTGTGGATTGTGGTTGTTGTCCCGGGCCCGAACCTCGATGGAATGGGAGCCGATATCCTGCTCGGTTGTCATCCAGGTCCAGCTGGGATTATTAATGAAATCCGTGCGAGCCTGGCCGTCAACCAGGAACATGAACTCCAATGGATCGTTCTCCGGATCGGATGCTGCCGCGATGAAGGTCACCGCTGCACCAGCAATCTGGGGACTGGCTAGATCGGCATTAAGGCTCAGCACTTGAGGAGGCTGATTTACCGGCGCTGCTATCTGCTCAGGGGCCTGCACTATCGGCTGTTCAATCACAGGAGCCTGTTCCAATTCGGGAACGGCTGCAGGCGCACTGACCTCTGCCGGGACCTGGGGAGCTGTTATTTGATAGTCTATTATCCTCTCATCGAGCTTGAAGTCCCCACTGGTATGCATTGGATCTCTCACTAAGACTCTGATCTGGTAGTTTCCCGGCTCCAATGCAGCCGTGTTCCATGTCCAGGTGTTCTCATCTATCCATTGCGTCAATGGGACCCATGTAGCAGAATCCTTTAGCTGGAACATATACGATATTGGATCGTTCTCAGGGTCCTCCGCCCGAACCGTCCATTTTATAGCGGTGCCCATAGGCTGGGGGCTGGGCTTGTCTGGCTCGACGCTTCTGATCGATGGCGGTTGATTTGCAATATCTGAAAATGCAGAATCAACCTGCTCAGGGAAACCTATCCCCTCGGGAAATCCCCCAGGCTGTTCCTGCGCATAAGCGAACGCACTCAAGAGCACGCTCACAGACAGGATCATAGCAAGAACAAGAAATTGCTTCTTGTATCTATGATTCAGCACTTTTTTTAATTTAACATTAACTGTATACTCACTATCCTTATCCCTTTTACGCATATCCTCACTCTCCTCTCCTATCCCACTTCCTTCCAACGGCCTTCATGGCCGAGAACTATCATCCGATTTATCATTTCATCAACCATCTGATCCCTATCTGGACCCCTATTCTGATTCTTGCTCTGCATTCCATCTAATGGCTCATTTGATATCTCACAGATCTTCCATCAGGAGATTATGAACTTATTTTTCACATAGAGGCTCTATCAAGATCTCTTCGGGGATCAATCTCATGTGAAACCTCTGTGATTCCCGTATAGATCTAGAGCAGATGGATGATTTCAAGCAAAGGGGTGCTTCGCAGTGCTCTTCGCGGCCAGAATATCCCCTGGCTTTGGCTCTCTATTCGCTGCGCGTTCTATGGCAATCTTCGTGGCCTGATAATTATATTCATAAACCTTATCTTTATCTTTTGCATCCCACTCCACAAATACAGACACTATTATAAAAAGATCGTCCGCCAACTCCTCGGGCAGTACTCCCGACTCGACGCAATCCATCACAGCTCGTGCCACTGCTGCCTGCACAGGGCCAAAGACCATTATTGCCTGCTGGGCATTCTTTATGGTGACCTTGTTGACCATCAGGGTCGAGGGCTTAACCGGCAGATTGGGGGCAAGGACGGCCAACAATGGCGTATGGCCCCGGGATGGCGATGCAAGTGCCCTCACAAATGCCTTTTCCACCGGGCTATCCCTTGGTCCCATAACCAGATCTATATGCGCTACCTCGGGCCCCTCTCCGACCAGTGCTTCACCAACAAGTACCCTCTGAAAAGATTGCGACATAACCAACCTTTTGGTCTTTTTCATATAAATTTGTAATCTAAGCAGTGGGCCAAAAATTATATCATCATAATGCAATGCATTGTTGCATTAATGCGAGTGATCGTAATCAACAACTATGGACAGTTCAATCACCTCATCAGGCGCAGCATACGGGATAAGGTGGACTGTGACCTCGCCTCCAACCAGACGCCACCAGAAGATATCGATGCCGACGGCTTGATACTTGGAGGAGGACCATCCTTGGATCGCGTCGGAAACTGTCGCGATTATCTTTTGAAGCTTGACATTCCCATCCTGGGGATATGCCTGGGCATGCAGATCATGGGCACCACCTTTGGTGGTCAGGTTACGGCAGGAAGCATTGGAGGCTATGCCCAGGTGGATGTGGAGCTGATCGATGAAGACGACATCCTGAAAGGCTTTCCGGCAAAGTTCAAAACCTGGGCATCTCATGCCGACCAGGTGTCACTGCTTCCTTCTCAGTTCCAGAGGCTCGCCACCTCCAGGATCTGTGATATCGAGGCCATGAAGCATCGCAATAGGCCTCTGTATGGAGTGCAGTGGCATCCAGAGGTGGTGCACACTGAGCATGGTGAAGAGCTTCTGGATAATTTTATAAACATATGCAAAAAATGATTCCGACGGAGTCCCGGGGGGATGACTGCACGCCCAGAACCGTTTCTTAAGTGACGGGACGTCCAATATGGATGTGTGATCTTCATGCCCGATAAGAATCTTTTGTTAGCAGATCTTGAGCAATCATACGCAGCAGCTAGGCGCCTCTCGGCCCGGTCCCTGGCCGGCCAGATCGAGAGGATCGGATTTCAGTGCCTGGGCTGCGGCCAATGCTGCCGGGGCGATGATAACAGCGTGGTTGTCTTTCCCTTTGAGGTAAGGCGAATCATGGCGAAGAGGGAGCTGGATTGGCTGGAGGTAGCCCAGCCGCCGGAAGAGGGTGAATGGGACAACAACGGCAACTTCCATACCCTGGAGTGGAGGCTCAAAAAAGAGGGATTGCGCTGCCGGTTTTATGATGAGGGGCAATGCACTATCTATGGCCAGCGCCCCCTTCTCTGCCGCACCTATCCATTCTACCTGGTGGAGGGCGAGCTACGCTGCTCGGAATGCCCCGGCCTGGGGATGAGAATAAATGAGGATGCTGCCCAAGAGATCGCCGGGCAGCTCATCTTGCGCCATATCACTGAGATTGTGGAGGCAATAGCGCTCACCAAAAAATACCAGGACTTCCAGCGGGGCGGGTACAAAGAGGGCAACTGCTGCATCATACATGATAGCGAGGGAGAGCACAAAATCCCCCTTTTCACTGCACCGCGCTCTTAACCTCGTCTACGATCTTATCGATGAGGCTTTTCTCCTTCTCAGTGGAAGATCGCTTCGCCTCGCCGAACTCCTCTGCCAGCTCCTCCAATAGCTGCCTTTGCCTGGCGGTGAGAGAGGCGGGAGTGTTGATCTTGACCCGTACATGCAGATCGCCTGAGCCGGTGCCATGCAGCCTGGGCATGCCTTTTCCTCTCAAGCGGAAGACCGTTCCGGTCTGAGTTCCTGCAGGCACCTTGATCCTGGCCCGACCGTTCAGGGTGGGAACCTCCAGATCCGCTCCCAGGGCAGCCTGAGTGAAGCTGATGGGAGTCTCCATGATCAGATCGCTATCCAACCGCTGGAAGAGTCTGTGAGGCTGGATATTTATGACCACATAAAGATCGCCGGAGACGCCCTTGGGGCCGGCAGAATCCCCCTGGCCGCGGAGCTTGAGGTGCTGGCCGTCCTCCACACCCGCCGGGATCTTGATATTGATCTTGCGAGCCTTTCTTGCCCGTCCCGTGCCGCTGCAGTCCTCGCAGGGGCTGGTGATGAGCTCTCCCCTACCGCCGCACTTGGGACAGGTGGAGGAGGTGACCATCTGGCCGAAGGGGGTGTTTTGGGCCCGGGTAACCTGGCCCGAGCCCCGACAGGTGCTGCAGGTCACGGGACTTGTGCCGGGCTTAGCCCCGCTCCCCTGGCACTTGGGGCAGTTTTCCGTCCGCGGAACCTCTATAGTCGTCTCCAGGCCGCGTGACGCCTGCTCCAGGGTAA
Proteins encoded in this window:
- a CDS encoding YkgJ family cysteine cluster protein, producing MPDKNLLLADLEQSYAAARRLSARSLAGQIERIGFQCLGCGQCCRGDDNSVVVFPFEVRRIMAKRELDWLEVAQPPEEGEWDNNGNFHTLEWRLKKEGLRCRFYDEGQCTIYGQRPLLCRTYPFYLVEGELRCSECPGLGMRINEDAAQEIAGQLILRHITEIVEAIALTKKYQDFQRGGYKEGNCCIIHDSEGEHKIPLFTAPRS
- a CDS encoding GMP synthase subunit A; amino-acid sequence: MRVIVINNYGQFNHLIRRSIRDKVDCDLASNQTPPEDIDADGLILGGGPSLDRVGNCRDYLLKLDIPILGICLGMQIMGTTFGGQVTAGSIGGYAQVDVELIDEDDILKGFPAKFKTWASHADQVSLLPSQFQRLATSRICDIEAMKHRNRPLYGVQWHPEVVHTEHGEELLDNFINICKK
- a CDS encoding SdrD B-like domain-containing protein, with the protein product MILSVSVLLSAFAYAQEQPGGFPEGIGFPEQVDSAFSDIANQPPSIRSVEPDKPSPQPMGTAIKWTVRAEDPENDPISYMFQLKDSATWVPLTQWIDENTWTWNTAALEPGNYQIRVLVRDPMHTSGDFKLDERIIDYQITAPQVPAEVSAPAAVPELEQAPVIEQPIVQAPEQIAAPVNQPPQVLSLNADLASPQIAGAAVTFIAAASDPENDPLEFMFLVDGQARTDFINNPSWTWMTTEQDIGSHSIEVRARDNNHNPQGDSSQATQFAIEPVPNNPPQMVDLSADQPSPQIAGAAVTFTAAASDPENDPLEFMFLVDGQARTDFINNPSWTWTTTEQDIGSHTIEARTRDNNHNPQGDSSQATQFAIEPVPNNPPQMVDLSADQPSPQIAGAAVTFTAAASDPENDPLEFMFLVDGQARTDFINNPSWTWTTTEQDIGSHSIEVRARDNNHNPEGDSSRTMDFVVEAVPNNPPELVDLVADLASPQIAGAAVTFTAAASDPENDPLEFMFLVDGQARTDFINNPSWTWTTTEQDIGSHSIEVRARDNNHNPEGDSSRTMDFVVEAVPNNPPELVDLVADLASPQIAGTAVTFTAAASDPENDPLEFMFLLDGVAQTEFISSPSWTWTTTTESIGSHIIEVRARDNNHNPEGDSSKTAEFVVEAVPNNPPEVVDLASDLASPQIAGAAVTFTAAASDPENDPLEFMFLLDGVAQTEFISSPSWTWTTTTESIGSHIIEVRARDNNHNPEGDSSKTAEFVVEAVPNNPPEVVDLASDLASPQIAGAAVTFTADASDPENDPLEFMFLLDGVAQTEFISSPSWTWTTTTESIGSHIIEVRARDNNHNPEGDSSKTAEFVVEAVPNNPPEVVDLASDLASPQIAGAAVTFTAAASDPENDPLEFMFLLDGVAQTEFISSPSWTWTTTTESIGSHIIEVRARDNNHNPEGDSSKTAEFVVEAVPNNPPEVVDLASDLASPQIAGAAVTFTAAASDPENDTLEFMFLLDDVAQTEFTSIPSWTWTTTEQDIGSHTIEVRARDNNHNPEGDSSQTAEFVVEAVPNNPPEVFDLASDLASPQIAGAAVTFTAAASDPENDPLEFMFLVDGQARTDFINNPSWTWTTTEQDIGSHTIEVRARDNNHNPEGDSSQTAEFVVEAAPNNPPEVFDLASDLASPQIAGTAVTFTAAASDPENDTLEFMFLLDDVAQTEFTSSPSWTWTTTEQEIGSHTIEVRARDNNHNPEGDSSRTAEFVVEAAPNNPPELMDLAADLASPQLLGSRINWTATASDAENDTISYRFLVNDTPVTDWQPENLFPWTATEAGTALITVQVKDDQHDEPAAETGSISTEFVITAPEPAAEEAEEEILPVELNESPSIISLAPDLESPQVLGSSVNWTATASDAENDTISYRFLVNDTPVTDWQSENLFAWTATGAGTALVTVQVKDDQHDGPEGESGNRSSEFAITMPLAEEAVEEVAEAEPVEEAAAEPNESPSITELSADLGSPQVLGSSVNWTAVASDPEDDPISYRFLVNETAVTDWQAENKFIWTASEAGSFLITAQARDDQHEGPEGESGNRSSEFVIMPLDEEAPFAEEPAEEIAPAETNVTDQVNVTAPANITDEENATAQANMTAEAENVTEVVEIPEDTLAPPVTENITTPIAPENITENLTEEVSEEDAEVVAPVVENQTPVLNSLIPDIISPQKPGVTVTWTANATDVDMDPLLFRFFLNGPATNGAWEPKTEWISDDTWAWVTSSIDRGENQVKVQVRDGQHSGEDGFDSEYSGYFTLAEPKMNISGLVYEDKNGNGVSDSGEALSGWTVQITKPDQSQVSVLTREDGTYSFQDLDAGSYTISETLPSGWVAAIPEGGSHNVDLSEGDVEGLDFVNKLVQYTISGRKFNDLNGNGAFDGEPGMEGWTIELSRDGSLISTATTEKDGSYKFAELSPGSYTVSEVEQAGWTRTAPPEGSYTVELTDGDVADINFGNHGSFAISGTSFLDSNGNGVKDEGEPGRAGVAIQLSRDGSVINATTTLEDGSYAFRNLSPGTYSISQVAAEGINQIAPEGPWTVELKDADVADKDFANSGGLSISGQKYYDINGNGLQDEDEPGIPGGEVSLVENGKVVANTTTDENGLYSFENVLPGTYTINDPVPTGMVLTTSSTVTVTIKTVVVTNVNFGIRGSNSISGMKYEDLNSDSTKNPGEKGLSGWEMVLTGSTWFGKPLPTLTATTDNNGNYKFERLLPGTYKVSETSRTGWTQTAPAGGSHSIVFDVRTPPREAKDNDFGNRLAAQSISGVKYNDINGNGVRDPGEPGMGGWKINLEPAGGGVIKVATTEADGSYSFTDVASGTYTVREIHQPGWDQKAPASGTYTVTLDSSTTSVSGKDFGNWNPLPANPSLIPDKSSPQRSGTPIIWTARADDLDPLQYRFLVRGPGINLDTGYSSRSVWTWNTLGYPAGKYEVEVWIRDGQHSGPGGYDVKKTVSFSLTGGNLPPSVQVLYTDRPEPQYAGSWIKWTAIASDPDRDPLQYRFFLRGPATRGFWVDMTGWGKSNQWIWRTTPADVGYSEVLVAVRDGKHAGPAGSDDYQVGRFFIMNVNLPPVITGLGTNLPSAQPVGATIRWAATASDPEGNPLFFRYWMRGPSTGGLWRMVRDWSTDPTWTWPTTPADAGTSEIKVQVRDGLHSSPAGWDDDAGALFTVRRQNLPPTLISLGSDKPSSQKAGTPVTWTAIATDPDMEPLLYRFWLKGPSTGNSWKIVQDWSYKNQWTWASLPSDGGAYTVYVYVRDGWHNPETGYDSAVGAPFILAPNQPPVLTALKSDRLSPQGAGTPVKWTAAAIDADKDPIYYRFWLKGPSTGNVWQIAQDWSLANQWTWSSMPNDGGAYTVYVYARDGWHYPDTGYDSALGSSYQLISNQPPVLTALKSDRPSPQGAGTPVKWTATASDADKDPLYYQFWLKGPSTGNVWRIVQSWSAKNQWTWSSAPTDAGNYRVYVYVRDGKHAPANAYDSAMGQGYMLQDMVRR
- the dnaJ gene encoding molecular chaperone DnaJ codes for the protein MPDKKDYYDVLGVSKDASEKDIKTAYRKLAMKHHPDRSDDPGAEEMFKELSEAYAVLSDPDKRQKYDQFGHAGINSQYSQEDLFRGVNFEDLLRGFGAGGESIFDMFFGGGGGRRGPARGRDLRYDIDLTLEQASRGLETTIEVPRTENCPKCQGSGAKPGTSPVTCSTCRGSGQVTRAQNTPFGQMVTSSTCPKCGGRGELITSPCEDCSGTGRARKARKINIKIPAGVEDGQHLKLRGQGDSAGPKGVSGDLYVVINIQPHRLFQRLDSDLIMETPISFTQAALGADLEVPTLNGRARIKVPAGTQTGTVFRLRGKGMPRLHGTGSGDLHVRVKINTPASLTARQRQLLEELAEEFGEAKRSSTEKEKSLIDKIVDEVKSAVQ
- the fae gene encoding formaldehyde-activating enzyme; this translates as MSQSFQRVLVGEALVGEGPEVAHIDLVMGPRDSPVEKAFVRALASPSRGHTPLLAVLAPNLPVKPSTLMVNKVTIKNAQQAIMVFGPVQAAVARAVMDCVESGVLPEELADDLFIIVSVFVEWDAKDKDKVYEYNYQATKIAIERAANREPKPGDILAAKSTAKHPFA